The genomic window TTCTGCATCGCGGCATGTGGGCCTGGGTTAGCGCGATCTTGCGTGCGCCGGGCTGGTCCCCACCCGCGGCTTCGCCGCCTGTAGCCAGGCTGCCGATCGCGGACGAAACGTCCGAGCGACGCACAATCATCCACTTGCTCGCCGCCATCGTGATGGCGGCCCCTGAACGGAGAACAGCATGAACGAAAAGCTCAAGGTCCAATCGCATCATCTCGAGCGGAGCGCTTACCTCTACATCCGACAGTCATCGATGCGCCAGGTCATGGAGAATGTCGAAAGCACCAAGCGTCAATACGATCTTCGTGGTCGCGCGATCGGGCTTGGATGGCACGACGACCAGATCACCGTCATCGACAGCGACCAGGGCGAATCCGGCGCTTCAGCGTCGTGGCGCGAAGGCTTCCAGCGCTTGGTGTCCGATGTCGGCATGGGGCGCGCGGGGATCGTCATGGGCCTGGAAGTCTCTCGCCTCGCCAGAAACAACGCGGACTGGCATCGGCTGCTGGAGATCTGCGCTTTGGCCGACACGCTCATTCTCGACGAAGATGGCGTCTACGATCCGGCTAACTTCAATGACCGGCTTCTGCTGGGCCTCAAGGGCACGATGAGCGAGGCCGAGTTGCACGTTATCAAAGCCCGGTTGCGCGGTGGCATTCTCAACAAAGCACGCCGCGGCGAATATCGCTGTCCCCTTCCGACCGGCTTCATCTACAACGAGGTTGGCGATGTGGTCCTTGATCCAGACGCTCAGATCCGGGAGATGATCACCCACTTCTTCGAGACGTTCTCGCGGGTCGGGTCGGCCACGCAGACCGTCAAGGCGTTTGCCAGGGAAGGTCTGCTCTTCCCATCCCGGTTCCGCAACAGCAAGCGGGTGGTCTTCCAACCGCTGACCACATCGGCGGCCTTACGCACGCTGCACAATCCTCGCTACGCGGGCGTCTATGCCTATGGTCAGCGTCTTTACCGCAGAACCGTCGACGGAAAGAAACAGTTCCGCAAACGTGAGCCCAATGAATGGCTCGCATGCATCCCGGACGCACATCCCGGCTATATCAGCTGGGAGCAGTTCCAGCACAACCTCAAGGCGCTCGAGGCCAATGGCCAAGGCTACCAGACCGCGCGCATCTCGCCACCGCGCGAAGGCGCGGCTTTGTTGCAGGGGCGCGTCATATGCGGGCGGTGTGGCTGTCACATGAGGGCCCGTTACGTCACCCGGCGCGGTCAGGTGGACACTTGGTACGTCTGCAGCCGCGCCTACGTCTCTCGGGGTGAGCCTCACTGCCAGTCGATCGCAGGCTGGCCCGTCGACGCGGCGATCGGTGAACTGATCGCTGCGGAAATGACGCCCGCCGCCGTGGAGTTAGCTCTGGAGATCCGAAAAGAGATCGAAGCGCGCTATGACGAAGCGGACAAACTCCGGCTCCGTGCCGTCGAACGCGCCCAAATCGATGCCGATCTTGCACAGCGGCGGTTTATGCTGGTCGATCCGAACAACCGCCTGGTCGCCGACACCCTTGAACGCGAATGGAACGACAAACTGCGCATGCTGTCTGATCTACGAGAAGAAAGAGAGAGTGCTCTGCGCGCAGACCGAGCGACACTCGACGATGCAATCCGCGATCGATTGATCGCCATGACGGCCGACTTCAAAACGGTCTGGCGCGACCCCGCCTTGCCGAACCGAGAACGCAAGCGGCTCCTTGCCTATCTCGTCGAAGACATCACATTGCTCAAGTTCCAGGCCGAGGGAGAGACACGGATACACATCCGCTTCAGAGGCGGAAAGACCGAAACATTGATCACTCAGAACCCGAAAACCTCCGCACAGCAGGTAAAGACCCGGCCCGAGGTGGTCGAATTGGTCGACAAGCTTCTCGACGAGCATATCTGCGCTGAAATCGCTGACATCCTGAATGCAAGGGGAATCCGTCCCGGCGGCTCAGCGCGGCGCGGTAAGGCTGACACCCAGTTCAGCGACTTGCGCGTCATCTATCTCGTCAAGCAATATGGTCTGCGCTCGCGCTACGACCGGCTGCGCGAGCGGGGAATGCTGACAAAAGCAGAAGCCTGCGCAAAACTTGGAATCACCGAATGCACCCTGGTCAGATGGGCGAAATACGGCATCGTGAAAAGACATGCCTACAACGGCTATATCGGCCTCTATGAACTGCCCGGACCGCACGTCCCAGCCAAACAGTGCAGCCGATGGAACCAGCTTGCCCATCGGGCAGAGGCCATCCGCCAACTCAACTCCTCAAAATGCTCCGATCTCAAGGAAAGGGCTGTAGTATGAAGCCAGTTAGTTCGTGAATAGGCAAGCACCCTGGCCGTCGTGCCAGATCACCTTGATCAGGCCACCCTGCCGCCCGCGGAAACAGAACAAGTGGCCGCTGTGCGGATCGCGCTTCAATACTTCCTGCACCATCAGCGAAAGACCCGGAAAGCCTTTGCGCATGTCCGTATAGCCAGTAGCGAGCCACACCTTCACACCGCTCGGGACCGGGATCATCGCCGCTCCAGAACATCGAGGATCCGGCCGAGCGCCTCACTGTCGACGTCACTCTCGACCCGCAGGCGCCGGCCGCCGCCAAGCTCGATCGTCACCATGCTCGGCTTGCGGCGCCGACGAAGAGTGGACACCGGCTTTAACTGTGATGTCGGTGGCGGCTCCACCGGCGTCGGCGGTGCGGGTAGCGCCGCGGCGACCTCCACGGGAACGAGTTGCGGAATGGACGGCCCGGGGACCTGGCAGAGCTCCTTGCGCCACCGGAAAAGCTGGCTCACATAGATACCGGCCGACCGCGCGATCTCGGAAACACTGGCACCAGACTCAAACGTCGCCGCGACCAGCCGCTCCTTCTCCTCGCGAGACCAGCGCCGACGCCGCTCGACCGACGTGATCACCTCAATCTGATGTTTCGTCATAGGGCTAGTCCTGGTGCTTGCACTAGGACTTGCAGCCTTCAGCCTACCTCAGCAAGGCGGCCGTCGCCGTGGGGATCCGGTTGTACCGGCGCTATCGACGCTGCCGGCTAATCGCCGCGTGCGCGCGCGGATTGTCGCTACATAGGCTGGTGATCCTGGTGACAATGATCGCTTGAAGCCGGGCGTCCCCTGCCGGCTAGGCCACGTCATCACCACCGAGTCATCGAGCGAGTTCGAATCTGCAGAAGGTAATGGTATCAGGTCCGGCCAATCTGGCCGGACCTGCGCCATTTCAATGAGCGCTCGAGTTCTACAGTTCTCGCAGCCGATAGGTACTTAACGCAGGTGGTCCGCCTGATCGCGGCGACGTTTCGGCTCGGGCGGCCTGCCGTTTTTCAGACGGACATGACGCTGCTTTTCTCGTCAACAACTCTGCCCTTTGCCAGCTTTGCGGGCGGTGTCCATGCTTAATGAACTCCGGACGACCAAGCTCCGCGCGCACCACGCAGCCAGGCGGGCACATTCTGGGGGAAAGTTCAAATGCCGCTTCAACCACCAGCGCGCGGGCGGCCACCCAGGCCCGGCATTTTGATAAGAGCCGGCGGCTTGTGCCTGAGGCAGGTACCCGTCGCTCTTAGGTGGACTAAGAGCGACGGGCGGTGTTGCCTGAAAATGCGGAACTGCTACTTTAGCCGCAAACGAGATGCTAACGGCTGCACGGTAAATGAAGTCTTCAAAAGCCCCGTCGGGGTTTGAAAGACAAGCATCTTCCGTCATCGGAGCAGGCCGGCCATTGGTCCCTTGGCTGGCAAGTGTCTCGCGATTCGGCGAGCTTTACCGAATCGCGAGATGTCTTGGTCAGTTGGCGCTGGCGACGGGCGCCACAAGCGGCGTGATACGGCGAATAGCGACGCGGCGGTTCTGCCGTTCCGGTCCCGTCGTGTTCACTTTGAGATAGCGTTTGCCGTAGCCCTGGGTCGTCAGGTTCTCCGGCGGGATGCCGAAGGCGCTGGTCAAGGCCTCGGCGACTGCCTCGGCTCGCCTGTCGGACAAGGCCAGGTTAGCGTTCTCGCTACCGACAGCATCAGTGTGGCCTTCAATTAGGAACGTTTCTGCCGGGTTCTTCTTCAGCAACCTGTTCATTGCGTCCGCCACCCCTTGCAGTTTCTTGACTTCGCTGTCCGAGATCGAAGCCGAACCGGATTCGAAATTCAACGTATCTAGATCGACACGACGTGCGATATCGCGAACACGGGCCGAACGCTTGACCTCGACGACCGAGTAGAGCCGTTGGACCTTTTCCACCGGCGGCTGTTCGAGGAAGGTATAATAGTCTCCCTGATCCTGGACCGACTCTGAGTCCAGTATGTATTGGTCGCTGGGGATGGTCAGCTGCATGGGCGGCAAGTCATCTCCAGGATCGCGCCAGTCGTGCACGTCCTGATAGTAGTGCTCGTCAACATAGCTTAACACGTATTCGCGACCATCGGGCGTGATGCGCGAACGTTGGATGACGTCGCCATTGCTGTTGCGGATGGTGACGATCTGGTTGCCGTTGTCGCGCACGATGGTTTCGCGCGTACGGCCGCGCGGCAACTCCTCATAGTAGACATCCTTGGCGCCCCGGTCCAAACGTGGAGTTTCGTTGCTTTCAACAATAGTTTGGTTGTTGAACTGGATGATCAGGCGATCGCCTTCCGTCTTTACATCGGCACCTTGCGGGCGCTCCTTAGCCTGGACGTCAGGCGCCTTGTCAAGGCGTTTGCCTTTTTCGTCGGTAACCGGAACGATCTTTTCCGGCTTGATCGCCTCCTGCGCTGCCTTGTCGTCGGCAGGTGGTGGCCCTTTGGCAACTGCGGCGGGCGCGGGAGCGGCACCCTGGTCACTGCCGCCTTGCTGGGCAGGCTGTTTGCCGTCCTTGCCAGGGCGTTTCGCATCCTTCTGACTGTCAAGGATCGGTGCGGCGTTCGGATCAGTCGGTGCCTCGCCCTGGACCGGCTTTTCGCCTTGGGCGGGCGCCGCCGGCTCACCAACGGCCGGTTTTCCGCTGGCGGGGGGCTGCTCGGTTGAAGGTTGGGCTTTTGTCACGGGCTGCTTTGATGCAGGCGCCTCGGCGGCAGGCTGCGAGGTGGCAGGTTTCTTTTCTGACTTGCTCGTAGGTTCCGCCGGCTGTTCGCCCTGGGCAGGCGCAGGCTGATCGGTCGGAGCGGGCGCCTGGGGAGCCGGGGTGGGCAAAGGCGCCTTGTCTGCGGGCGGCTGGACTTGCTTACCTGGAGCCGATTTATCGGGAGCCCTGTTGGGCGCAGGCTCGGCTGGCGGCGCCGGCGCAGGCTCGGCCGTTGGAGCGGGCTGTTTCTTCGTGGACGGTTCAGCCGGTGGCGTGGATTCTGGAACGGGAGCTGCCTCAGACGCCGGAGCTGCCTCTTTTGGCTGAGCCTGCGGTTTAGGAGTAGGCTGTGGTTCGGTCGCTGGAAGTGGAGCAGCGTTTTCGGACGGAGCCTGTTGCCTTAGCGCGCAGGCTTCGGCGGACTCGCCCTCCTTACATTTCAACTTGATAAGAATCGGCGGTGCGGATGCGACGAACCGTGCCGCGCCGAATGCTGCGCTGCTGAGCGTGGCCCCCAACGGCGCTGAGGCGATGAGCAACCCGAGTGCGGTGCTGGCCAAAATCTTTGGTCGGCGTGTCATTTGATTCTCCGTGTCGTGTCCCGTCGCTATCCAAACTGGGCACTGCCACATTGGTTCCCCGTCAAGATCGAATGGCGCGCTTGTCAGCAGACACGACAGGCGGATCATTCGCTACTCCCTCTCATTGGCACTAATTGTTGCTATTTTTATCTGGTGATTAGCGATACCGGCCGGGCCGCCATCCGCGTAAGCCCACCTGAACCCTTCTAGCGCAATCCCGCTTTGGCATAATAACGAGCAATCTCGAATCCGAAGGCATGCGCGGCTGCAAGCAAGTGGTGCGCAAATGCGCCTCCACCGGCTCTGAGGCTGGTCGCTACCTGGTCGTGATCAAGATCGCTGAGACTGCCCGGCTCACCGTCCATAAATGTCGGCCCGCGTCGGCGGCAGGCCACTTGGACCCCGCGCGCGCTTGGTGACGACGGTCTGGAAAATCTGTGCCGAGGCGCGCTCGAAAGTAATCGAGCAGCCGGCGAGATAGAGCAGCCAGAGGCGTGCCTTGGCCTCTCCAACCTCGGCAATCGCTTCGTTGAACCGTGCGTCCAGACGCTCGGCCCAAAGCCGGCAGGTGCGTGCATAGTGCTCGCGCAAATTCTCGACATCGTAGACGAGGAAGCCATGCGCCTCGAGATTGCCGAGCGTCATCCCGATCGTGTCGAGTTCGCCGCCAGGGAAGATGTATTTGATCAGCGCTTTGAATTCCGGGCCCTTGCGTAGGGTCTTTTTCATATCTCCCTTGCTGCGCCGGGTGATGGCATGGTGCAGGTAGATGCCGCCGGGCTTGAGCAGACGATGAATGGTCGAGAAATAGGTGGCGTGATTGGCAAGCCCGAGATGCTCGAACATGCCGATCGACGATATCTTGTCGAACGAGCCGGAGACGTCGGCATAGGATTTTATCTCGATGGTGATGCGATCCTCCAGTCCTTCGGCTCGAATGCGCTCGCGGGCGAGTTTGGTCTGCGCCTCCGACAACGAGACGCCATGGCCGACAACGCCATAATTTTTCGCGGAATGGATGAGCATCGCGCCCCAGCCGCAACCTATGTCGAGCAACCTTTCGCCGGGCTTCAGCCTGAGCTTGCGGCAGATGTGATCGAGCTTGTCGACTTGCGCTTGGTCGATGCTGTTGGCGAAATCCTTGAAGTAGCCGCAGCTGTAGACCATGCGTTCGTCGAGGAAGAGCCGGTAGAAGGCGTTCGAAATGTCGTAGTGGTGCTGGATCGCCTCCTGGCTCGAACCGCTGACGAAGGGATTGCGCCCGGAAAGATCGGTCCGCGCCGTCATCTGTTTTCTCGAAAACAGCACGGCCGGCAGATCGCGCAGGATCGCCAGTTTCGGCAATGACTTGAGCTTCGTCCGCAGCTTGCCTTGCGACGGCAAGGCATAGAAATCGAACAGGGTCCCGTCTTCGACGTCGACGGTCTTGGAAATCCACATCTCAATCAGCGTCGAGAAAGAGGGCTGGCGGACCATCTGCCAGACGATGTCCTGATCGTTGATGGTGAGCACGGGGCCGGTGGCGGGACCGATCCGCTCACCGGTCCATAGCCTGACCGCAAAACCCGGCTTCAGAGTCTCAATCACCGTCCGGACGATGCGTGCGGCTCTGTCGGCGGCGTCCTTTGGCATTTCCTCGTCCTGTCGCAATGCTACGATGCTAACACGATGCCTCCGAAAGTGTGACGTCCATCAAAAGGCAGTCCATAATCTAGAGTCTCAGCCAGACTCAGCAAGTCCCGACGGAACGCGCGTGTGCCATGGCAACGGCTAAGCCGCACTTAAGGCGCGCCAATCCCTGATCCGCATGGCGGCGGCATTTTCCAAATCGACCAGAAAAGGAACCTTCTCGGTCATTCAAAGGTAGTCCTCCGCCGCGTGTCCTTTCAACTGTACTGGAAACGACGACCAGCCGCCCGACCGCAAATCTGAAAAAGCCAGCGCCTCTGGCCGAGAGCGCGGGCTCCGACCGAGTTGGCGGACCCAATCGTGAAGCAGGTACCGAGGGTCGTTATCTGCGCCAATACGCACCGTTAGAGTGCGTGCAACAAACGCGTGGCATGCGCGTTGGGCATCATCGGATGCAAGAAGGAACGAGATGGGCGACGACAAGACCAAACGAGATATTCATGACCGCGACCGCGTGCCGGGGGATGAGGAATACGAGGTGGGCTACCTCGCCAGCAAATTTGGCCTCGCGATTCCCGAGGTTCGGGACCTCCAAGAAAAGCATGGCAATGAGCGTGAGCCTGTGGAGCGCGAGGCAAAGGCCCGCGGCAGCCGATGAATGACGTTCCAAATATCGGGCCTCCAATTGAAGGGAAGCACCACGGCGACCTTGCCGACGAGAGGAGGCATTTCTACTACTGCCGAACCTGTGGCAAGTCGGTAGACATGCGCGACCGTCGCTAGGTCATATTGCATGAGACGCTAGGGCACAGTCTGGCTCGACGGCGATTGTCGCGACGATCCAGAAGCTGAAGGCGGCAGGGCGGCAGCCAGCGAGGCCGGGCGTTAGTCAGATCGCCGCCTCATATATTAGCAATCCCTTGACGAACAGCTGCGCTGCTCCAGAATTCTGTGCATGGCACGGGAAATCAGTATCGGTGACAAGGTGGCGATTATCGCCACGGTTGGCGAGCGCATCGAGGATCGCGTGTCGCTGCATATTCCGACGGCTCTGCACCCCTATTCGACCGTCGATCCCGGAGCGAAGCCTGGCGACAGGATAAGGTTCGAAGGGGAAGTTGTGCACGTCGACGAGGTCTAAATAGGGTCACAGTGCAGGTGCTGGGGCGCCTCACGGTCGATACTAGCACGGTCAAGTTGGTGAGAAGATATCGGCGGCCGACCCGCAACGAGCCGCTGCGTGAAACGGTGGCAAAGCGTTAGAGGTCCTGTCAAGCGCGTCGCGTCCTGCGGGGGCCGTGCGTTTCGAGTTCGCGGCGGCTTCCTCGCTACTTGTGCGGGAGGCGCTTGCCGGCGAAGTAGCGTTGGTGGTAAATATCGG from Mesorhizobium sp. AR02 includes these protein-coding regions:
- the tnpB gene encoding IS66 family insertion sequence element accessory protein TnpB (TnpB, as the term is used for proteins encoded by IS66 family insertion elements, is considered an accessory protein, since TnpC, encoded by a neighboring gene, is a DDE family transposase.), with the protein product MIPVPSGVKVWLATGYTDMRKGFPGLSLMVQEVLKRDPHSGHLFCFRGRQGGLIKVIWHDGQGACLFTN
- a CDS encoding recombinase family protein — encoded protein: MNEKLKVQSHHLERSAYLYIRQSSMRQVMENVESTKRQYDLRGRAIGLGWHDDQITVIDSDQGESGASASWREGFQRLVSDVGMGRAGIVMGLEVSRLARNNADWHRLLEICALADTLILDEDGVYDPANFNDRLLLGLKGTMSEAELHVIKARLRGGILNKARRGEYRCPLPTGFIYNEVGDVVLDPDAQIREMITHFFETFSRVGSATQTVKAFAREGLLFPSRFRNSKRVVFQPLTTSAALRTLHNPRYAGVYAYGQRLYRRTVDGKKQFRKREPNEWLACIPDAHPGYISWEQFQHNLKALEANGQGYQTARISPPREGAALLQGRVICGRCGCHMRARYVTRRGQVDTWYVCSRAYVSRGEPHCQSIAGWPVDAAIGELIAAEMTPAAVELALEIRKEIEARYDEADKLRLRAVERAQIDADLAQRRFMLVDPNNRLVADTLEREWNDKLRMLSDLREERESALRADRATLDDAIRDRLIAMTADFKTVWRDPALPNRERKRLLAYLVEDITLLKFQAEGETRIHIRFRGGKTETLITQNPKTSAQQVKTRPEVVELVDKLLDEHICAEIADILNARGIRPGGSARRGKADTQFSDLRVIYLVKQYGLRSRYDRLRERGMLTKAEACAKLGITECTLVRWAKYGIVKRHAYNGYIGLYELPGPHVPAKQCSRWNQLAHRAEAIRQLNSSKCSDLKERAVV
- a CDS encoding SAM-dependent methyltransferase is translated as MPKDAADRAARIVRTVIETLKPGFAVRLWTGERIGPATGPVLTINDQDIVWQMVRQPSFSTLIEMWISKTVDVEDGTLFDFYALPSQGKLRTKLKSLPKLAILRDLPAVLFSRKQMTARTDLSGRNPFVSGSSQEAIQHHYDISNAFYRLFLDERMVYSCGYFKDFANSIDQAQVDKLDHICRKLRLKPGERLLDIGCGWGAMLIHSAKNYGVVGHGVSLSEAQTKLARERIRAEGLEDRITIEIKSYADVSGSFDKISSIGMFEHLGLANHATYFSTIHRLLKPGGIYLHHAITRRSKGDMKKTLRKGPEFKALIKYIFPGGELDTIGMTLGNLEAHGFLVYDVENLREHYARTCRLWAERLDARFNEAIAEVGEAKARLWLLYLAGCSITFERASAQIFQTVVTKRARGPSGLPPTRADIYGR
- a CDS encoding DUF3606 domain-containing protein; the protein is MGDDKTKRDIHDRDRVPGDEEYEVGYLASKFGLAIPEVRDLQEKHGNEREPVEREAKARGSR
- the tnpA gene encoding IS66-like element accessory protein TnpA → MTKHQIEVITSVERRRRWSREEKERLVAATFESGASVSEIARSAGIYVSQLFRWRKELCQVPGPSIPQLVPVEVAAALPAPPTPVEPPPTSQLKPVSTLRRRRKPSMVTIELGGGRRLRVESDVDSEALGRILDVLERR
- a CDS encoding OmpA family protein encodes the protein MTKAQPSTEQPPASGKPAVGEPAAPAQGEKPVQGEAPTDPNAAPILDSQKDAKRPGKDGKQPAQQGGSDQGAAPAPAAVAKGPPPADDKAAQEAIKPEKIVPVTDEKGKRLDKAPDVQAKERPQGADVKTEGDRLIIQFNNQTIVESNETPRLDRGAKDVYYEELPRGRTRETIVRDNGNQIVTIRNSNGDVIQRSRITPDGREYVLSYVDEHYYQDVHDWRDPGDDLPPMQLTIPSDQYILDSESVQDQGDYYTFLEQPPVEKVQRLYSVVEVKRSARVRDIARRVDLDTLNFESGSASISDSEVKKLQGVADAMNRLLKKNPAETFLIEGHTDAVGSENANLALSDRRAEAVAEALTSAFGIPPENLTTQGYGKRYLKVNTTGPERQNRRVAIRRITPLVAPVASAN